Proteins encoded together in one Streptomyces sp. NA04227 window:
- the recQ gene encoding DNA helicase RecQ, translating into MTELAQDAVTPGAEAPAEAPAGAPTGALPGEAPTDARPDGAPSDTSAPESRALGTLRRVFGYEAFRGEQEAVIDHVVDGGDAVVLMPTGGGKSLCYQIPALVRSGTGVVVSPLIALMQDQVDALRALGVRAGFMNSTQDFEERRLVEAEFLAGELDLLYLAPERLRLDTTLDLLARGSISVFAIDEAHCVAQWGHDFRPDYLALAVLGQRWPDVPRIALTATATRATHQEITQRLDMPRARHFEASFDRPNIQYRIVPKAEPKKQLLSFLRSEHAGDAGIVYCLSRNSVEKTAEFLCRNGVEAVPYHAGLDARMRAEHQSRFLREEGLVVVATIAFGMGIDKPDVRFVAHLDLPKSVEGYYQETGRAGRDGLASTAWMAYGLQDVVQQRKLIQLGEGDEAFRRRAGAHLDAMLALCETAHCRRGQLLAYFGQEPGEKGCGNCDTCLIPPETVDGTVAAQKILSTVVRLKRERGQKFGAGQITDILLGRRTAKVIQFDHDQLSVFGIGDELSEAEWRGVTRQLLAQGLLAVEGEYGTLVITESSGAVLRGEHKVPLRKETKPPTARASGAGSGSTGTGGGSRAERRQKAAAAAAELPAELQPVFEALRAWRGQQAKEQGVPAYVIFHDATLREIATVQPHSVRELGTISGIGEKKLATWGEGVLEVLASVGVGAGAGVEVGGGSGAAGDAGSGSAPGRGSRSDLGAERVSAQAAGGEGELWEEPPAEEWGWEPPEEG; encoded by the coding sequence ATGACCGAGCTGGCGCAGGACGCGGTGACACCTGGTGCCGAAGCACCTGCTGAAGCACCTGCCGGAGCGCCCACCGGGGCACTTCCCGGCGAGGCACCGACGGACGCCCGACCGGACGGTGCCCCCTCGGACACCTCGGCCCCGGAGAGCCGGGCGCTCGGCACGCTCCGGCGGGTCTTCGGATACGAGGCCTTCCGGGGCGAGCAGGAAGCCGTGATCGACCATGTGGTCGACGGCGGGGACGCGGTCGTCCTGATGCCGACCGGCGGCGGCAAGTCGCTGTGCTACCAGATCCCCGCGCTGGTCCGGTCCGGCACCGGCGTTGTCGTCTCGCCGCTGATCGCGCTCATGCAGGACCAGGTGGACGCGCTGCGGGCGCTGGGCGTGCGCGCCGGATTCATGAACTCCACCCAGGACTTCGAGGAACGCCGCCTGGTGGAGGCCGAGTTCCTCGCCGGTGAACTCGACCTGCTCTACCTCGCGCCCGAACGGCTGCGCCTGGACACCACGCTCGACCTGCTGGCCCGCGGCAGCATCTCCGTCTTCGCGATCGACGAGGCGCACTGCGTCGCCCAGTGGGGCCACGACTTCCGGCCCGACTACCTGGCCCTGGCGGTGCTCGGGCAGCGCTGGCCGGACGTGCCGCGTATCGCCCTGACGGCCACGGCGACCCGGGCCACCCACCAGGAGATCACCCAGCGTCTCGACATGCCGCGCGCCCGGCACTTCGAGGCGAGCTTCGACCGCCCCAACATCCAGTACCGGATCGTGCCGAAGGCCGAGCCGAAGAAGCAGCTGCTGTCCTTCCTGCGCTCGGAACACGCGGGCGACGCGGGCATCGTGTACTGCCTCTCGCGCAACTCGGTCGAGAAGACGGCCGAGTTCCTCTGCCGCAACGGCGTCGAAGCCGTGCCGTACCACGCGGGCCTGGACGCGCGGATGCGCGCCGAACACCAGTCACGGTTCCTGCGGGAGGAAGGTCTGGTCGTCGTCGCGACGATCGCCTTCGGCATGGGCATCGACAAGCCCGACGTCCGCTTCGTCGCCCACCTAGATCTGCCCAAGTCCGTGGAGGGCTACTACCAGGAGACCGGCCGCGCGGGCCGCGACGGCCTCGCCTCCACCGCCTGGATGGCCTACGGCCTCCAGGACGTGGTCCAGCAGCGCAAGCTCATCCAACTCGGCGAGGGCGACGAGGCCTTCCGCCGCCGCGCGGGCGCGCACCTCGACGCCATGCTCGCCCTGTGCGAGACGGCCCACTGCCGACGCGGCCAACTCCTCGCCTACTTCGGCCAGGAACCCGGCGAGAAGGGCTGCGGCAACTGCGACACCTGCCTGATCCCGCCGGAAACCGTGGACGGTACGGTCGCCGCCCAGAAGATCCTCTCGACCGTGGTGCGGCTCAAGCGCGAACGCGGCCAGAAGTTCGGCGCGGGCCAGATCACCGACATCCTCCTCGGCCGCCGCACGGCGAAGGTGATCCAGTTCGACCACGACCAGCTCTCGGTCTTCGGCATCGGCGACGAACTCTCCGAGGCCGAATGGCGCGGAGTCACACGGCAGTTGCTGGCCCAGGGCCTGCTAGCGGTGGAGGGCGAGTACGGCACGCTGGTGATCACCGAGTCGAGCGGCGCGGTACTGCGCGGCGAGCACAAGGTGCCCCTGCGCAAGGAGACGAAGCCTCCGACGGCCAGGGCGAGCGGTGCCGGTTCGGGGTCGACCGGAACCGGGGGCGGCTCACGCGCGGAACGCAGGCAGAAGGCGGCAGCCGCCGCGGCCGAACTGCCCGCGGAACTCCAGCCGGTCTTCGAAGCCCTGCGCGCCTGGCGCGGCCAACAGGCCAAGGAACAGGGCGTCCCCGCCTACGTGATCTTCCACGACGCCACCCTGCGCGAAATCGCCACCGTACAGCCGCATTCGGTGCGGGAGTTGGGCACCATCAGCGGCATCGGCGAGAAGAAGCTGGCTACTTGGGGGGAAGGGGTGTTGGAGGTTTTGGCTTCGGTGGGGGTTGGGGCCGGGGCTGGGGTCGAAGTCGGTGGCGGATCCGGTGCGGCGGGCGATGCAGGTTCAGGTTCGGCGCCGGGTAGGGGCTCGCGTTCGGACTTGGGTGCGGAACGTGTGAGTGCGCAGGCAGCGGGCGGCGAGGGCGAGTTGTGGGAGGAGCCTCCGGCGGAGGAGTGGGGGTGGGAGCCGCCTGAGGAGGGGTGA
- a CDS encoding multidrug efflux SMR transporter, translated as MTWVILFLSSVFEAVWATALGRSDGLHEPVPTCVFLVGVVLSMAGLGYAMKRIQLSVAYAVWIGGGAAMTVLYGVLTGHESASPLKGVFLAGIVACVVGLKFVKGSENGEDGRGGEDGEDEGSGEGSGKGTDDHRCPARNP; from the coding sequence ATGACCTGGGTGATCCTCTTCCTCAGCTCCGTCTTCGAAGCAGTGTGGGCCACGGCCCTCGGCCGGTCCGACGGACTCCACGAGCCGGTTCCCACGTGCGTCTTCCTGGTCGGCGTGGTCCTCAGCATGGCGGGTCTTGGGTACGCGATGAAGCGCATCCAGCTCAGCGTCGCGTACGCGGTCTGGATCGGCGGGGGAGCGGCCATGACCGTGCTCTACGGCGTGCTCACCGGGCACGAGTCCGCCTCGCCCCTCAAGGGCGTCTTTCTGGCGGGGATCGTCGCCTGTGTGGTCGGGCTGAAGTTCGTCAAGGGCAGCGAGAACGGTGAAGACGGCAGGGGTGGTGAAGACGGCGAGGACGAGGGGAGCGGTGAGGGCAGTGGGAAGGGCACCGATGATCACCGCTGCCCGGCCCGGAATCCTTGA
- the nuoN gene encoding NADH-quinone oxidoreductase subunit NuoN: protein MSATAVHTLWTMAAATPMSGETRDIGKIDAPHIEYAQLSPTLIVIGAALVGVLIEAFVPRKSRYHAQVFTSVVALIAAFAAVVALAADGYGTTKAHIAAMGAIAVDGPALFLQGTILLAGLVAIFTFAERRLDPETHGNKVDSFAAQAASVPGSDSEKAAVKAGFTTTEVFPLAMFAIGGMLIFPAANDLLTLFIALEVFSLPLYLLCALARRNRLMSQEAAVKYFLLGAFASAFTLFGIAMLYGYSGSVSYARIAHVVDGSVQDIDPALADTMGNDALLLIGTALVVMGLLFKVGAVPFHMWTPDVYQGAPTPVTGFMAAATKVAAFGALLRLLYVVLPGLRWDWRPVMWGVAIVTMLGGAIVAITQTDIKRLLAYSSIAHAGFILAGVIATTPEGVSSVLFYLAAYSFVTIGAFAVVTLVRDAGGEATHLSKWAGLGRRSPLVAAVFAVFLLAFAGIPLTSGFTGKFAVFKAAADGGAAPLVVIGVLSSAVAAFFYIRVIVLMFFSEPQPGGPTVAVPSVMTTTAIAVGVAVTLVLGVAPQYFLDLAGDAGVFAR from the coding sequence GTGAGCGCAACAGCCGTCCACACCCTGTGGACAATGGCGGCCGCCACGCCAATGAGCGGCGAAACCCGCGACATCGGCAAGATCGACGCCCCGCACATCGAGTACGCACAGCTCTCGCCCACGCTGATCGTCATCGGCGCGGCCCTGGTCGGCGTGCTCATCGAGGCGTTCGTCCCGCGCAAGTCCCGTTACCACGCGCAGGTGTTCACCTCCGTCGTCGCCCTGATCGCCGCCTTCGCCGCGGTGGTCGCCCTGGCCGCCGACGGATACGGCACCACCAAGGCGCACATCGCCGCGATGGGCGCGATCGCCGTCGACGGCCCGGCCCTGTTCCTCCAGGGCACCATCCTGCTCGCCGGACTCGTCGCGATCTTCACCTTCGCGGAACGGCGCCTGGACCCCGAAACGCACGGCAACAAGGTCGACTCCTTCGCCGCCCAGGCCGCCTCGGTACCCGGCAGCGACAGCGAGAAGGCCGCCGTGAAGGCCGGGTTCACCACCACCGAGGTGTTCCCGCTCGCGATGTTCGCCATCGGCGGCATGCTCATCTTCCCCGCGGCCAACGACCTGTTGACGCTCTTCATCGCGCTGGAAGTCTTCTCGCTGCCGCTCTACCTGCTGTGCGCGCTCGCCCGCCGCAACCGCCTCATGTCGCAGGAAGCCGCCGTCAAGTACTTCCTGCTCGGCGCCTTCGCCTCGGCGTTCACCCTGTTCGGCATCGCCATGCTCTACGGCTACTCCGGCTCGGTGTCGTACGCCCGTATCGCGCATGTCGTCGACGGCAGCGTCCAGGACATCGACCCGGCGCTCGCCGACACCATGGGCAACGACGCGCTGCTGCTCATCGGCACCGCACTGGTCGTCATGGGCCTGCTCTTCAAGGTCGGCGCGGTGCCCTTCCACATGTGGACCCCGGACGTCTACCAGGGCGCGCCCACCCCGGTCACCGGCTTCATGGCCGCCGCGACCAAGGTGGCCGCGTTCGGCGCCCTGCTGCGACTGCTCTACGTGGTCCTGCCGGGCCTGCGCTGGGACTGGCGGCCGGTGATGTGGGGCGTCGCGATCGTCACCATGCTGGGCGGCGCGATCGTGGCGATCACCCAGACCGACATCAAGCGCCTGCTCGCGTACTCCTCGATCGCGCACGCGGGCTTCATCCTGGCCGGTGTCATCGCCACCACGCCCGAGGGCGTCTCCTCGGTCCTGTTCTACCTGGCCGCGTACTCCTTCGTGACCATCGGCGCCTTCGCCGTGGTCACCCTGGTCCGTGACGCGGGCGGCGAGGCGACGCACCTGTCCAAGTGGGCCGGACTGGGCCGCCGCTCGCCCCTGGTCGCGGCGGTCTTCGCGGTCTTCCTGCTCGCCTTCGCCGGAATCCCGCTGACCTCCGGCTTCACCGGAAAGTTCGCGGTGTTCAAGGCCGCGGCCGACGGAGGCGCCGCCCCGCTCGTGGTGATCGGTGTGCTCTCCTCGGCGGTGGCCGCGTTCTTCTACATCCGCGTGATCGTCCTGATGTTCTTCAGCGAGCCCCAGCCCGGCGGCCCCACCGTCGCGGTGCCCTCGGTGATGACTACGACCGCGATCGCGGTGGGTGTGGCCGTCACCCTGGTCCTGGGTGTGGCGCCGCAGTACTTCCTGGATCTCGCGGGAGACGCGGGAGTGTTCGCACGGTGA
- a CDS encoding PP2C family protein-serine/threonine phosphatase, with amino-acid sequence MQSGRGEQDRWDERGGRTARQDGQGRTVTEGDTEVDTEVDIDYTAVFRALPGAVALLDARFVYIDVNTEFLQLTGREREQVVGHYIFDVFPENPDDQTSHGVSNVKASLTRALKTGERDSMALQRYDVERPDRPGVWEERYWSPVNIPVRGPDGRVALLLHRSEEVTELIRARGGRAGGGRTRALEAELYGRARELQEVNERLRLAHAREREVALSLQEAMLPAPRPVGHHRAAVRYRPAAGALNVCGDWYDLVELPGDRIAVAVGDVVGHGLAAAGVMGQLRSALSAASLVSNGPAQALDVLGRYARFVEGAESTTAVTTFVDWTTWTLTYSCAGHPPPALLYPDGTVQLLDRATDPPLGARFEPQARPQESTPFTEGCVLVLYTDGLVERRHEDIDTGLTRLTDSLTRHRGRDAESLADALLLDLLPAGGATDDTALVIVRL; translated from the coding sequence ATGCAGAGCGGACGCGGCGAGCAAGACCGGTGGGACGAGCGGGGCGGGCGCACCGCGCGGCAGGACGGACAAGGCAGGACAGTGACCGAAGGCGACACCGAAGTCGACACCGAAGTCGACATCGACTACACGGCGGTGTTCCGGGCGCTGCCCGGCGCCGTGGCCCTGCTCGACGCGCGCTTCGTGTACATCGACGTCAACACCGAGTTCCTCCAGCTCACCGGCCGCGAACGGGAACAGGTCGTCGGGCACTACATCTTCGACGTCTTCCCCGAGAACCCCGACGACCAGACCTCCCACGGCGTGAGCAACGTCAAGGCCTCGCTGACGCGGGCACTGAAGACCGGCGAGCGCGACAGCATGGCCCTGCAGCGCTACGACGTGGAGCGCCCGGACCGCCCCGGGGTGTGGGAGGAGCGCTACTGGAGCCCGGTCAACATTCCGGTACGCGGCCCGGACGGGCGCGTGGCCCTGCTGCTGCACCGGTCCGAGGAGGTCACCGAGCTCATCCGGGCCAGGGGCGGTCGGGCGGGCGGGGGCCGTACGCGCGCCCTGGAGGCGGAGCTGTACGGCCGCGCCCGCGAACTCCAGGAGGTCAACGAACGGCTGCGGCTCGCGCACGCCCGCGAGCGCGAGGTCGCGCTCAGCCTCCAGGAGGCGATGCTGCCCGCGCCGCGCCCGGTCGGGCACCACAGGGCCGCCGTGCGCTACCGGCCCGCGGCGGGCGCGCTGAACGTGTGCGGGGACTGGTACGACCTGGTCGAGCTGCCCGGCGACCGGATCGCGGTCGCGGTCGGCGACGTGGTCGGCCACGGCCTGGCCGCCGCGGGTGTGATGGGGCAACTGCGCAGCGCCCTGAGCGCCGCCTCGCTCGTCTCCAACGGCCCGGCCCAGGCCCTGGACGTACTCGGCCGCTACGCCCGGTTCGTCGAGGGCGCCGAGTCCACCACCGCCGTGACCACCTTCGTCGACTGGACCACCTGGACCCTCACCTACAGCTGCGCGGGCCACCCACCGCCCGCCCTGCTGTACCCCGACGGCACGGTCCAACTCCTCGACCGCGCCACCGATCCGCCCCTCGGCGCCCGGTTCGAGCCCCAGGCCCGGCCCCAGGAGTCCACCCCCTTCACCGAGGGCTGCGTCCTCGTCCTCTACACCGACGGCCTGGTGGAACGCCGCCACGAGGACATCGACACCGGCCTCACCCGCCTCACCGACTCCCTGACCCGCCACCGCGGCCGAGACGCCGAAAGCCTCGCCGACGCCCTCCTCCTCGACCTGCTCCCGGCGGGCGGCGCCACCGACGACACGGCCCTGGTCATCGTCCGGCTGTGA
- a CDS encoding multidrug efflux SMR transporter yields MEVRAVMAWIVLVASGVLEAVWATALSRSQNFRRPLPSAVFVVGFVLSTAGLAFAMRTLPTGTAYAVWVGVGAVLTAGWAMVTGRETATRARVLLLLGLVGCVAGLKVVG; encoded by the coding sequence ATGGAGGTCAGAGCTGTCATGGCGTGGATCGTCCTCGTCGCTTCCGGAGTGCTGGAGGCCGTATGGGCCACCGCACTTTCCAGATCCCAGAACTTCCGGCGCCCGTTGCCGTCCGCCGTCTTCGTGGTGGGCTTCGTGCTGAGTACGGCCGGTCTCGCCTTTGCCATGCGGACCTTGCCGACCGGTACCGCGTATGCGGTGTGGGTCGGTGTCGGTGCCGTACTCACCGCGGGCTGGGCCATGGTCACCGGCCGCGAAACCGCCACCCGGGCAAGGGTGTTGCTGCTGCTCGGCTTGGTCGGCTGTGTGGCCGGACTCAAGGTGGTGGGCTGA
- a CDS encoding antitoxin: MSMMDKLKQMLKGHESQASKGVDKAGDYADDRTQGKYAKHVDTAQDKLKGQFGEGGGEQGRGEGGQRQ; encoded by the coding sequence ATGTCAATGATGGACAAGCTCAAGCAGATGCTGAAGGGCCACGAATCGCAGGCTTCCAAGGGCGTCGACAAGGCGGGGGACTACGCCGACGACAGGACCCAGGGCAAGTACGCCAAGCACGTGGACACCGCGCAGGACAAGCTGAAGGGCCAGTTCGGCGAGGGTGGCGGCGAGCAGGGGCGGGGCGAAGGCGGGCAGCGGCAGTAG
- the map gene encoding type I methionyl aminopeptidase, which yields MVEIKSDASLEAMREAGRVVAQALAATREAAKAGVSLRELDEAARTVIEAAGATSPFLGYQPSFAPVPFPGVICTSVNDAVVHGIPTDYRLRDGDLVSVDCGAHLDGWTGDAAISFVVGTPRPGDLELIAATQEALDAGIAAAVAGHRMGDISHAIGTVAERAGCGMPADFGGHGIGRRMHEDPHVPNRGRAGRGFPLRHGLTLAIEPMLMAGGRDAYRVAPDGWTLHTIDGSRAAHIEHTIAVTDEGPRILTLP from the coding sequence ATGGTGGAGATCAAGTCCGACGCCTCACTGGAGGCCATGCGGGAAGCGGGACGAGTGGTGGCGCAGGCGCTCGCGGCCACGCGGGAGGCTGCGAAGGCAGGGGTGTCGCTGCGCGAACTCGACGAGGCGGCCCGCACGGTGATCGAAGCGGCGGGCGCCACCTCGCCCTTCCTCGGCTACCAGCCCTCGTTCGCCCCGGTCCCCTTCCCCGGGGTCATCTGTACCTCGGTCAACGACGCCGTGGTGCACGGCATCCCCACCGATTACCGGCTGCGCGACGGCGACCTGGTGAGCGTCGACTGCGGCGCCCACCTGGACGGCTGGACCGGCGACGCCGCCATCAGCTTCGTCGTGGGCACCCCGCGCCCCGGCGACCTCGAACTGATCGCGGCCACCCAGGAAGCCCTGGACGCCGGTATCGCCGCGGCGGTCGCCGGGCACCGTATGGGCGACATCTCGCACGCCATCGGCACCGTCGCCGAACGCGCCGGATGCGGAATGCCCGCGGACTTCGGCGGGCACGGCATCGGGCGGCGCATGCACGAGGACCCGCACGTCCCGAACCGGGGCCGCGCGGGCCGGGGCTTCCCGCTGCGGCACGGGCTCACCCTCGCCATCGAGCCGATGCTCATGGCCGGCGGCCGCGACGCCTACCGCGTCGCCCCCGACGGCTGGACCCTGCACACCATCGACGGCAGCCGCGCCGCCCACATCGAGCACACCATCGCGGTCACGGACGAGGGGCCACGGATTCTGACCCTGCCGTAG
- a CDS encoding helix-turn-helix domain-containing protein, with the protein MVRTPLTPWERERGERFGELLRRARGARSMVEVAAAAGVSAETLRKIETGRAPTPAFFTVAALATALGISLDELVHACAEAVEGVDGAEGVEGAGGLAGVDGAVGAYGGRQRLSA; encoded by the coding sequence ATGGTGAGAACTCCTCTGACCCCGTGGGAACGAGAGCGCGGGGAGCGGTTCGGTGAACTGCTGCGCCGGGCGCGGGGCGCGCGCAGCATGGTCGAGGTCGCCGCGGCGGCCGGTGTCTCGGCGGAGACCCTCCGCAAGATCGAGACCGGACGCGCGCCCACCCCGGCGTTCTTCACGGTGGCGGCCCTGGCCACGGCACTCGGTATCTCCCTGGACGAACTGGTCCACGCCTGCGCGGAAGCGGTCGAGGGTGTGGACGGTGCTGAGGGTGTTGAGGGTGCCGGTGGTCTCGCGGGTGTCGACGGTGCGGTGGGTGCCTACGGCGGGCGGCAGCGGCTCTCGGCCTGA
- a CDS encoding VOC family protein encodes MITTDFVPGSPCWLDLGAPDVEAAADFYGAVFGWRTESFDPENSYLLFRLDGKIVGAVGALTEADAKSAWMIYFHTTDADITVKAVEQAGGTVRVPASEVPSNVGRFAQLTDPQGAQFALWEPGEHKGIELADAPGSLGWTELYTSDSAAAQQFYGNVFGWTTQDVPLPGGGGTYTLITPADSGDERMHGGIMGMPDMFTGDQKPYWHPVFGTADCDATVARITEKGGAVSMGPEDAEGVGRLAVATDPAGAEFVVLTPAEGS; translated from the coding sequence ATGATCACCACCGATTTCGTTCCTGGCTCGCCCTGCTGGCTGGACCTGGGCGCACCCGACGTCGAGGCCGCCGCGGACTTCTACGGCGCCGTGTTCGGCTGGCGGACCGAGTCCTTCGACCCCGAGAACAGCTATCTGCTCTTCCGGCTCGACGGCAAAATCGTCGGCGCCGTCGGCGCACTGACCGAGGCCGACGCGAAATCGGCCTGGATGATCTACTTCCACACCACCGACGCGGACATCACCGTCAAGGCGGTGGAACAGGCGGGCGGCACGGTACGCGTCCCGGCGTCCGAAGTCCCCTCCAACGTAGGCCGGTTCGCCCAGCTCACCGACCCCCAGGGCGCGCAGTTCGCCCTCTGGGAACCGGGCGAGCACAAGGGCATCGAACTCGCCGACGCCCCCGGCAGCCTCGGCTGGACCGAGCTGTACACCAGCGACTCGGCCGCAGCCCAGCAGTTCTACGGCAACGTCTTCGGCTGGACCACCCAGGACGTGCCGCTCCCCGGCGGCGGCGGAACGTACACCCTCATCACCCCCGCCGACTCCGGCGACGAACGCATGCACGGCGGCATCATGGGCATGCCCGACATGTTCACCGGCGACCAAAAGCCTTACTGGCACCCGGTGTTCGGCACCGCTGACTGCGATGCCACGGTCGCCCGCATCACCGAGAAGGGCGGCGCCGTCTCCATGGGCCCGGAGGACGCGGAAGGCGTCGGGCGCCTCGCGGTGGCCACCGATCCGGCCGGGGCGGAGTTCGTGGTGCTGACGCCGGCGGAGGGGAGCTGA